In the Leptotrichia sp. oral taxon 847 genome, one interval contains:
- a CDS encoding 5-methylcytosine restriction system specificity protein McrC: MMEKMILTDNADITEFRKNEIIEELLNITLSQLNEDNFIIFPPILKESEDLEKSNFIFESKNKKVYTRNIVGVIGKGHDEVKIKTRFFNNSESQSDYFLKYMFQKVLNYNVIKNETKSDNLGMYYDLLIYLFPFYLKRAMKKGLYKEYKTKEYNNLNVRGAINIIKNINKNIPFNGKISYTTREFSFDNRVTQIIRHTLEKIKQNYNFDFFNDMFLKEDIQILVQNTKSYKNSDLVKILKDNILNPVRHSYYEEYYDLQKLCIQILKNEKIDFGNNDNKIHGIIIDVAWLWEEYLNTMLINKKFIHPKNKKSEKGISLFSNRQRMVYPDFYNLDEKIILDAKYKKLGKNKKEIYREDLYQLISYLHIIEGKKSGVIYPDIDKSESNEIGQLNGCGGEIFKISFKIPQEISNYKEFVVEIKKSEKIFLNKIDCIKKL, translated from the coding sequence ATGATGGAAAAAATGATACTAACTGATAATGCAGACATAACTGAATTTAGAAAGAACGAAATAATAGAAGAATTATTAAATATTACTTTATCTCAATTAAATGAAGATAATTTTATAATTTTTCCACCAATATTAAAAGAATCAGAAGATTTAGAAAAGAGTAATTTTATATTTGAATCAAAAAATAAAAAAGTATATACTCGAAATATAGTCGGGGTAATTGGAAAAGGACATGATGAAGTTAAAATTAAAACAAGATTTTTTAATAATTCTGAGTCACAATCTGATTATTTTCTTAAATATATGTTTCAAAAAGTACTTAATTATAATGTTATAAAAAATGAAACAAAAAGTGATAATTTAGGAATGTACTATGATTTATTAATTTATTTATTTCCGTTTTATTTAAAGAGAGCTATGAAAAAAGGTCTATATAAAGAATATAAAACTAAAGAATACAATAATTTGAATGTTAGAGGAGCTATAAATATTATAAAAAATATAAATAAAAATATTCCATTTAATGGGAAAATATCTTATACAACAAGAGAGTTTAGTTTTGATAATAGAGTAACTCAGATAATTAGACATACTTTAGAAAAAATAAAACAAAATTATAACTTTGATTTTTTCAATGATATGTTTTTAAAAGAAGATATACAAATACTTGTACAAAATACAAAAAGTTATAAAAATTCTGATTTGGTCAAAATATTAAAAGATAATATACTTAATCCAGTTAGACATAGCTATTATGAAGAATATTATGATTTACAAAAATTATGCATTCAAATTTTAAAAAATGAAAAAATAGATTTTGGAAATAACGATAATAAAATTCATGGAATAATAATAGATGTTGCCTGGCTTTGGGAAGAGTATTTAAACACTATGTTGATAAATAAAAAATTCATTCACCCTAAAAATAAAAAATCGGAAAAAGGTATTTCTTTGTTTAGCAATAGGCAAAGAATGGTCTATCCTGATTTTTATAACCTTGATGAAAAAATTATATTAGATGCAAAATACAAGAAATTAGGAAAAAACAAAAAAGAAATTTACAGAGAAGATTTATATCAATTAATAAGTTATTTGCATATAATAGAAGGTAAAAAATCAGGAGTAATCTATCCGGATATAGACAAATCCGAATCTAATGAAATAGGACAATTAAATGGATGTGGTGGAGAAATATTTAAAATTTCTTTTAAAATTCCACAAGAAATATCTAATTATAAAGAATTTGTTGTTGAAATAAAAAAAAGTGAAAAAATTTTTTTAAATAAGATAGATTGTATAAAAAAATTATAA
- the ilvC gene encoding ketol-acid reductoisomerase, with protein sequence MAGNILGTTVYYDADCDLSKLEGKKITVLGYGSQGHAHSLNLKEGGFDVTVGLRKGSKSWSAAEEAGFTVKETADAVKGADIVMILIPDELQAEVYAKDIAPNLKKGAYIAFGHGFNIHFKKIVPRDDISVFMVAPKGPGHLVRRTFQEGSGVPCLVAVEKDPAGDAMEVAKAWASAIGGGRSGILETTFKQETETDLFGEQVVLCGGVVELMKVGFEVLTEAGYDPVNAYFECIHEMKLIVDLIYEGGFATMRNSISNTAEYGDYLTGPKIITKETKKAMKDILKDIQSGKFANDFLADYKAGQPFLKEKRQEFANHGVEKVGAELRQLMPWIKK encoded by the coding sequence ATGGCAGGAAATATTTTAGGAACAACAGTTTATTATGATGCTGATTGTGATTTAAGTAAATTAGAAGGTAAGAAAATTACAGTTTTAGGGTATGGTTCACAAGGGCATGCTCACTCACTAAACTTAAAAGAAGGTGGATTTGACGTAACTGTTGGACTTAGAAAAGGTTCTAAATCTTGGTCAGCTGCCGAAGAAGCAGGATTTACAGTAAAAGAAACAGCAGACGCTGTAAAAGGTGCTGACATCGTTATGATTTTAATTCCAGATGAATTACAGGCAGAAGTTTATGCAAAAGATATTGCACCAAATTTGAAAAAAGGAGCATACATAGCATTTGGACACGGATTTAACATTCATTTTAAAAAAATAGTTCCAAGAGATGATATAAGTGTATTTATGGTAGCTCCTAAAGGACCTGGACACTTAGTAAGAAGAACTTTCCAAGAAGGAAGCGGAGTACCTTGTCTAGTAGCAGTAGAAAAAGATCCAGCAGGAGATGCTATGGAAGTAGCTAAAGCTTGGGCCTCAGCAATTGGTGGAGGAAGAAGTGGAATTCTTGAAACTACATTTAAACAAGAAACAGAAACTGACTTATTTGGAGAACAAGTAGTATTGTGTGGTGGAGTTGTAGAACTTATGAAAGTTGGATTTGAAGTATTAACAGAAGCTGGATATGACCCAGTAAACGCTTACTTTGAATGTATTCACGAAATGAAACTTATCGTAGACTTAATTTACGAAGGTGGATTTGCTACAATGAGAAATTCAATTTCAAATACAGCAGAATACGGAGATTATTTAACTGGACCAAAAATTATTACAAAAGAAACAAAGAAAGCTATGAAAGACATTTTGAAAGATATTCAATCAGGAAAATTTGCTAACGATTTCTTAGCTGACTACAAAGCTGGACAACCATTCTTAAAAGAAAAAAGACAAGAGTTTGCAAATCATGGTGTAGAAAAAGTTGGAGCTGAATTAAGACAGCTTATGCCTTGGATTAAAAAGTAA
- a CDS encoding phospholipid phosphatase yields the protein MNIKKELNKNKNEKSRILMMSIIAYFAVFVLKKIDVVSNYLGIVLMILLYVYANYNLINIFFISKRTTFKIYIFLFLEVIYFFTGAFSLVSIIVYLILLWALDYSIIKDEGREETPRINSFFQIYVVFKVVFILTMIFFM from the coding sequence ATGAATATAAAAAAAGAATTAAATAAAAATAAAAATGAAAAATCTAGAATTTTAATGATGTCAATCATAGCGTATTTTGCGGTTTTCGTGTTAAAAAAAATTGATGTTGTTTCAAATTATCTAGGAATTGTACTTATGATTTTATTGTATGTATATGCAAATTATAATCTTATAAATATATTTTTTATAAGCAAAAGAACGACATTTAAAATATATATATTTTTATTTTTAGAAGTAATTTATTTCTTCACAGGAGCATTTTCGCTTGTAAGTATAATTGTATATCTTATATTGTTATGGGCTTTGGATTACTCAATTATAAAAGACGAAGGGCGTGAAGAAACTCCTAGAATAAATAGCTTTTTTCAAATTTATGTAGTGTTTAAAGTAGTTTTTATACTTACAATGATATTTTTTATGTAA
- a CDS encoding ABC transporter ATP-binding protein, whose protein sequence is MKKTGEILHYENVTFRREGREILKGVDWHINKGENWVLLGLNGSGKSTLLGMIPAYIFPTSGEVRVFGHKFGNYSWKKIKNRVGFVSSTLNNFSSTLNAEKLEDVVISGKFNSIGIYDEVVDEDKEKANKIINDFRISYIKNNRFGTLSQGEQRRTLLARAFMNEPDLLILDEPCSGLDVTSREYFLKVLEENSQNDNAIPFIYVTHQIEEIMPSVTHVALLYDGKILAKGLKKDILTEELLSQMFDLKVKIVWENERPWLIVK, encoded by the coding sequence ATGAAAAAAACTGGTGAAATTTTACATTATGAAAACGTAACTTTCAGACGAGAAGGAAGAGAAATTTTAAAGGGTGTCGACTGGCACATAAATAAAGGAGAAAACTGGGTTTTATTAGGGCTAAATGGTTCTGGGAAATCCACTCTTTTGGGAATGATTCCAGCTTATATTTTTCCAACTTCTGGAGAAGTGAGAGTTTTTGGGCATAAATTTGGCAATTATTCTTGGAAAAAAATAAAAAATCGAGTTGGATTTGTGAGTTCCACATTAAATAATTTTTCAAGCACATTAAATGCAGAAAAGCTGGAAGATGTCGTAATTTCAGGAAAATTTAATTCAATAGGGATTTATGACGAAGTTGTGGATGAAGATAAGGAAAAAGCCAATAAGATTATTAATGATTTTAGAATTTCATATATAAAAAATAATCGTTTTGGGACTTTGTCGCAGGGAGAACAGCGTCGAACATTACTTGCAAGAGCGTTTATGAATGAGCCTGATTTGCTTATACTGGACGAGCCTTGTTCAGGGCTTGATGTAACTTCAAGGGAGTATTTTTTGAAGGTACTTGAGGAAAATTCCCAAAATGATAATGCGATACCGTTTATTTATGTAACTCATCAGATTGAAGAAATTATGCCATCGGTAACACATGTAGCACTTCTTTATGATGGAAAAATTTTAGCAAAAGGGCTAAAAAAAGATATTTTGACAGAGGAACTTCTTTCGCAGATGTTTGATTTGAAAGTAAAAATTGTTTGGGAAAATGAAAGACCTTGGTTGATTGTGAAATAA
- the recN gene encoding DNA repair protein RecN, which translates to MLRELRLNNLAIIKNLNLEFSKNFIALTGETGAGKSIILDGISLLIGERSHLEMIRNGEDSLFAEGIFEITDRQKERLNELGFEINDNEIIVTRTFDKNSKSKITVNGTRFTLSKLKEMMENIIDLVGQHEHQSLLNNEFHLNLLDRFLDDAGKNLLKEVKKNVDEIKKVNLKIEKIEEQKAKLLEKKDILEFQFNEINDLDLKLNEDNELEEEYKILFNSGKISEKLEESSQWLKEGEFSILSALGKVRKNLEQLSDLSEIYGELSEKVESIVYEVEEVSYSIDNFIGDVEEVNDTKLEKVVKRIDKINKLKLKYGATIEEILEYKNKILNDLNFLNFENDELENLKNEKKELIKKYFENSEKLSKIRMDIAYALQNTIDIQLCDLNMESAKFQVAIQKNDEITANGINKVEFLIKTNVGENFKPLVKIASGGEVSRIMLALKTVFSEVDNISVLIFDEIDTGISGETVRKVAQKLKELSKNTQIICVTHSPQIAGSASQQFLIKKEIENGFTETKVRELDENERIREIARIISGDNITEASINHAKEIMEIQ; encoded by the coding sequence ATGTTAAGAGAGTTAAGATTAAACAATTTAGCGATAATCAAAAATTTGAATTTGGAGTTTAGTAAAAATTTTATTGCGTTAACTGGGGAAACTGGTGCAGGAAAATCCATTATTTTGGATGGAATATCGCTTTTGATAGGTGAGAGAAGCCATTTAGAAATGATTAGAAACGGTGAAGACAGTCTTTTTGCTGAAGGAATTTTTGAAATTACCGATAGACAAAAAGAAAGATTAAACGAACTTGGTTTTGAAATAAACGATAATGAAATTATTGTAACAAGAACTTTTGATAAAAATTCAAAATCTAAAATTACAGTAAATGGGACAAGATTTACATTATCAAAATTGAAAGAGATGATGGAAAATATTATAGACTTAGTTGGTCAACATGAGCATCAATCACTTTTAAACAACGAGTTTCATTTAAATTTGCTGGATAGATTCTTGGATGATGCAGGAAAAAATTTGTTAAAAGAAGTCAAAAAAAATGTGGATGAAATAAAAAAAGTAAATTTAAAAATTGAAAAAATTGAAGAACAAAAGGCAAAACTTTTAGAAAAAAAGGATATTTTGGAATTTCAGTTTAATGAAATAAATGATTTGGATTTAAAATTAAATGAAGATAATGAGCTGGAAGAGGAGTACAAAATTTTGTTCAACTCAGGAAAAATTAGTGAAAAACTGGAAGAGTCTTCGCAGTGGTTAAAAGAAGGCGAGTTTTCGATTTTATCGGCTCTTGGAAAAGTTAGAAAAAATTTGGAGCAGCTGTCGGATTTGTCAGAAATTTATGGAGAGTTGTCAGAAAAAGTGGAATCCATCGTCTATGAAGTCGAAGAAGTTTCGTATTCCATTGATAATTTTATTGGAGATGTGGAAGAAGTGAATGACACGAAGCTTGAAAAAGTTGTGAAAAGAATTGATAAAATTAATAAATTAAAATTGAAATATGGGGCGACAATTGAAGAAATCCTAGAATACAAAAATAAAATTTTAAATGATTTAAATTTTTTAAACTTTGAGAATGATGAGCTTGAAAATCTAAAGAATGAGAAAAAAGAACTTATTAAAAAATATTTTGAAAATAGTGAAAAGTTGAGCAAAATACGAATGGATATTGCCTATGCGCTTCAAAATACGATTGATATTCAACTTTGTGATTTAAATATGGAAAGTGCAAAATTTCAAGTAGCAATTCAAAAAAATGATGAAATTACGGCAAATGGAATAAATAAAGTGGAATTTTTGATTAAGACAAATGTCGGAGAAAATTTTAAGCCGCTTGTAAAAATTGCGTCTGGCGGAGAAGTTTCTCGGATAATGTTGGCGCTAAAAACGGTATTTTCAGAAGTTGATAATATTTCGGTACTTATTTTTGACGAAATTGATACTGGGATTTCTGGCGAAACGGTGAGAAAAGTGGCGCAAAAATTAAAGGAGCTTTCAAAAAATACACAGATTATCTGTGTTACACATTCTCCACAAATTGCAGGCTCTGCAAGTCAGCAATTTTTGATAAAAAAAGAAATTGAAAATGGTTTTACAGAAACTAAAGTGCGTGAACTTGATGAAAATGAAAGAATCCGTGAAATAGCGAGAATAATTTCAGGAGACAATATAACAGAAGCGTCAATTAATCACGCAAAAGAAATAATGGAAATACAATAA
- a CDS encoding tyrosine-type recombinase/integrase, whose translation MKKNLENEKKLESNKNFIIEKNLKIKRKNDEVIKEFLNFLEFEKGDSHSTLIGYKRDLKQFFSYLKKSFDEILEEEIFDFIQYISKKLKESSVLRKVSVIKSFYKFCYLNNFTQNDPTGTIKLLKKEEKFSETFENSNMTTEIYTHIKKSKLKKIYNNIKLGDD comes from the coding sequence ATGAAAAAAAATTTGGAAAACGAGAAAAAATTAGAAAGTAATAAAAACTTTATAATTGAGAAAAATTTGAAAATTAAAAGAAAAAATGACGAGGTGATAAAGGAATTTTTAAATTTTTTGGAGTTTGAAAAGGGGGATTCACATAGCACATTAATAGGTTATAAACGGGATTTAAAACAATTTTTTTCTTATTTAAAAAAAAGTTTTGATGAAATTTTGGAAGAGGAGATATTTGATTTTATACAATATATTTCAAAAAAATTAAAAGAAAGTTCAGTTTTACGAAAAGTGTCAGTGATAAAATCATTTTATAAATTTTGTTACTTAAATAATTTTACTCAAAATGATCCGACTGGAACGATTAAACTTTTAAAAAAGGAGGAAAAATTTTCAGAAACATTTGAAAATTCAAATATGACAACTGAAATTTATACTCACATAAAAAAATCTAAATTAAAAAAAATTTACAACAATATAAAGTTGGGAGATGATTAA
- a CDS encoding FxLYD domain-containing protein — MKKIIMMMGTAFVLSSCGVVGAAGSIAGGTIKAAGTVTGAVIKTAGNIVGGIIGGNDGEINAKGTKYKFSKAKVENDGNTTIVTGVLTNSGSRKENVTIEIPCFDKKGEKVGDAVDSVDSIDKNKKWEFRAVLNSGDVKACKVKDASVNTQ, encoded by the coding sequence ATGAAAAAAATAATAATGATGATGGGAACAGCATTTGTACTTTCTTCGTGTGGAGTTGTCGGAGCGGCAGGAAGTATTGCTGGTGGAACGATTAAGGCAGCTGGAACTGTTACAGGAGCGGTAATTAAAACAGCCGGGAATATTGTAGGCGGAATAATTGGCGGAAATGATGGAGAAATTAATGCAAAAGGCACTAAGTATAAATTTTCTAAAGCAAAAGTTGAAAACGATGGAAATACGACGATTGTAACAGGAGTTTTGACAAATAGTGGAAGCAGAAAGGAAAATGTTACTATTGAAATTCCTTGCTTTGATAAAAAGGGAGAAAAAGTTGGAGATGCTGTGGACAGTGTTGACTCTATTGATAAAAATAAAAAATGGGAGTTTAGGGCAGTTTTGAATTCAGGAGATGTTAAAGCGTGCAAAGTGAAAGACGCCAGTGTAAATACACAATAA
- the leuB gene encoding 3-isopropylmalate dehydrogenase, with the protein MNYKIALLKGDGIGPEIVDEAVKVLDKIGEKFGHKFEYTQGYLGGESIDKYGIPYSKETAKICKESDSILLGSVGGPKWDNVEPDKRPEKGLLAIRKDLGVYTNLRPAVLFKQLKSASPLKDEIIGEGLDVMIVRELTGGIYFGPREYSDEKAVDTLPYTKGEIERIAKKAFEIAKLRGKKITSVDKHNVLDTSKLWRKTVNELAKNYPEVEVSHMYVDNAAMQLIANPRQFDVILTDNMFGDILSDEASMLTGSLGMLPSASLGDGKVGLYEPSHGSAPDIAGQNIANPIATILSAAMMLRYAFNLTKEADAIEKAIAEVLEDGFRTADIYTDGLKKVGTDEMGNEIVKRI; encoded by the coding sequence ATGAACTACAAAATTGCATTATTAAAAGGGGACGGAATTGGTCCAGAAATCGTTGATGAAGCGGTAAAAGTTTTGGATAAAATTGGAGAAAAATTTGGACATAAATTTGAGTATACGCAAGGGTATTTGGGAGGAGAATCTATTGATAAATATGGGATTCCTTATTCCAAAGAAACTGCGAAAATTTGTAAAGAGAGTGACTCGATTTTGTTGGGGTCAGTTGGAGGGCCTAAATGGGATAATGTTGAGCCTGATAAAAGACCTGAAAAAGGACTTCTTGCGATAAGAAAAGACTTGGGAGTTTACACAAATTTAAGACCAGCGGTTTTGTTTAAGCAATTGAAAAGTGCGAGTCCTCTAAAAGATGAAATAATTGGAGAAGGGCTAGATGTAATGATAGTTAGAGAGCTTACAGGAGGAATTTATTTCGGACCTAGAGAATATTCTGATGAAAAAGCTGTCGACACATTGCCATATACAAAAGGGGAAATTGAAAGAATAGCAAAAAAAGCATTTGAAATTGCAAAATTAAGAGGGAAAAAAATTACAAGTGTGGATAAACACAATGTTTTAGATACTTCAAAATTGTGGAGAAAAACAGTAAATGAACTTGCAAAAAATTATCCAGAAGTGGAAGTTTCCCACATGTATGTGGATAACGCTGCAATGCAATTGATTGCAAATCCAAGACAATTTGATGTAATTTTGACAGACAATATGTTTGGAGATATTTTATCAGATGAGGCTTCAATGCTTACAGGATCACTTGGAATGTTGCCATCAGCAAGTTTAGGAGATGGAAAAGTTGGACTTTATGAGCCAAGCCACGGTTCTGCACCAGACATCGCAGGACAAAACATCGCAAACCCAATCGCAACAATTTTATCAGCGGCAATGATGTTAAGATACGCATTTAACTTGACAAAAGAAGCAGATGCAATTGAAAAAGCAATTGCAGAAGTATTGGAAGATGGATTCAGAACAGCTGATATTTATACTGATGGACTGAAAAAAGTTGGAACTGATGAAATGGGAAATGAAATTGTTAAAAGAATATAA
- a CDS encoding NAD(+)/NADH kinase, with protein sequence MENKFLGKNRRMIMEKKENLVKKVKIVKSEYANEELLKNFYNYLKESKILEVEDVKKADLLISLGGDGTMLKAAKEAIISDIPILAINLGSLGYLVEINPENAVEMLKNYIKNVNYKIENRSLMEVKYNGNTFYALNELVITKGGHEAHLIQVEVFSNGIFVNKYRADGIIVATPTGSTAYSLSAGGSIVHPNLNALTITPLSPQSLTARPIVINGCETLSFKAVSREAEVHLNIDGNLWFGIKPEDELLATLSNKKIKIIKPINSDYFGILREKLRWGDFVL encoded by the coding sequence ATGGAAAATAAATTTTTGGGAAAAAATAGGCGGATGATTATGGAAAAAAAAGAAAATTTAGTAAAAAAAGTAAAAATTGTAAAAAGTGAATATGCGAATGAAGAGTTGCTTAAAAATTTTTACAATTATTTAAAAGAAAGTAAAATATTGGAAGTGGAAGATGTGAAAAAAGCGGATTTGTTAATTTCACTAGGCGGAGACGGGACGATGTTAAAAGCTGCAAAAGAAGCAATTATATCAGATATTCCAATTCTTGCAATAAATCTTGGCTCGCTTGGGTATTTAGTTGAAATAAATCCAGAAAATGCGGTTGAGATGCTAAAAAATTATATAAAAAATGTAAATTATAAGATAGAAAATCGTTCACTTATGGAAGTAAAATACAATGGTAATACATTTTATGCGCTAAATGAGCTTGTGATAACAAAAGGTGGCCATGAAGCTCACTTAATTCAGGTGGAAGTTTTCTCAAATGGGATTTTTGTGAATAAATATAGGGCGGATGGAATTATAGTTGCAACGCCAACTGGTTCAACGGCTTATTCTCTGTCAGCTGGAGGTTCAATTGTCCATCCAAATTTAAATGCCTTGACAATAACGCCATTATCTCCACAAAGTTTAACCGCTAGGCCAATTGTTATAAATGGGTGTGAAACATTGAGCTTTAAGGCAGTTTCAAGAGAAGCCGAAGTTCATTTGAACATAGATGGGAATTTGTGGTTTGGAATTAAGCCGGAAGATGAGCTTTTGGCTACCCTATCAAATAAAAAAATAAAAATAATTAAACCTATAAACAGCGATTATTTTGGTATTTTGAGAGAAAAATTAAGATGGGGAGATTTTGTTTTATAA
- a CDS encoding ABC-ATPase domain-containing protein, which yields MKNYKELEKILFSMDGKSYSAYKSLKGEYKFEKYIFAIDHVQSDPYAPPSKMRVIMDRKICGIPCELTDTKDKNIAVSDFLTRNFYREIQKSGNDSTGIGGSGRIFIDRCGQEILERTSVLIKGDKVEVRFEMGMPARGRRIMGKAAQKIIFEQLPKIVEKSIIYDNLNKKALNEQVILVLDQEYARKMLKEKGLVAFVANGSVLPRESGVSDKPMKNAVKFKSPEKFEVTLKLPSGKEVSGMGIPKGITLIVGGGYHGKSTLLAALERGVYNHIAQDGREFIISESDAVKIRAEDGRNVEKVNISGFINNLPQNKDTRAFSTENASGSTSQAANVAEALEYGTSLLLIDEDTSATNFMIRDARMQKLVAKEKEPITPFIDRVKELYDNFGVSTILIVGGSGDYFDVANHVIMMDEYVPKDVTEKAKEIAKLDENKREFSSNDKFKGVTQRIPLKKSFSQSGKLDKTKAKGKYSILYGKELIDISGLEQLVDDSQTNCIAVMIDYFKNKVLDEKLTLSQAADRIYERIEKDGLDSISSYTGHPGNLALPRKQEFCAAVNRYRKLRIK from the coding sequence ATGAAAAATTATAAAGAATTAGAAAAAATATTATTTTCAATGGATGGGAAAAGTTATTCGGCGTATAAGTCGCTTAAAGGAGAATATAAATTTGAAAAGTATATTTTTGCGATTGATCACGTGCAGTCAGATCCCTATGCTCCGCCTTCAAAAATGAGGGTTATAATGGATAGGAAAATTTGTGGGATTCCTTGTGAGCTGACAGATACGAAGGATAAGAATATCGCAGTTTCTGATTTTCTTACGAGAAATTTTTACAGGGAAATTCAGAAAAGTGGGAATGACAGTACAGGAATTGGAGGCAGTGGAAGAATTTTTATTGACAGATGCGGACAGGAAATCTTGGAAAGAACTTCAGTTCTCATAAAGGGAGATAAAGTTGAAGTGAGGTTTGAAATGGGGATGCCTGCCAGAGGCAGACGGATAATGGGAAAAGCTGCACAGAAAATTATTTTTGAGCAGCTCCCTAAAATTGTAGAAAAATCCATTATTTATGATAATTTGAATAAAAAAGCGTTAAATGAGCAGGTAATTCTAGTGCTGGATCAGGAATATGCAAGAAAAATGTTGAAGGAAAAAGGACTTGTTGCGTTTGTGGCTAATGGTTCTGTGCTTCCTCGGGAAAGTGGAGTTTCGGATAAGCCTATGAAAAATGCAGTTAAGTTTAAAAGTCCAGAAAAATTTGAGGTTACGTTAAAACTTCCGAGCGGGAAAGAAGTAAGTGGAATGGGGATTCCAAAAGGAATTACGCTAATTGTAGGTGGAGGTTATCACGGTAAATCCACGTTGCTTGCAGCACTTGAAAGAGGGGTTTATAATCACATTGCTCAAGATGGGCGTGAATTTATAATTTCTGAATCGGATGCGGTAAAAATACGTGCGGAAGATGGAAGAAATGTGGAAAAGGTGAATATAAGCGGATTTATAAATAACTTGCCACAAAATAAGGATACAAGGGCTTTTTCGACTGAAAATGCGAGCGGAAGCACATCGCAGGCGGCAAATGTGGCAGAAGCGCTGGAATACGGGACTTCTTTGCTTCTAATAGATGAGGACACTTCAGCTACAAATTTTATGATTCGTGACGCAAGAATGCAAAAACTTGTGGCAAAGGAAAAAGAGCCGATAACACCGTTTATTGACAGGGTAAAGGAACTTTATGACAATTTTGGAGTTTCTACTATATTGATTGTTGGTGGCTCTGGAGATTATTTTGATGTGGCAAATCACGTTATAATGATGGATGAATATGTGCCAAAAGATGTGACAGAAAAAGCAAAAGAGATTGCAAAATTGGATGAAAACAAGAGAGAATTTTCTTCAAATGATAAATTTAAAGGAGTTACACAGCGTATTCCACTTAAAAAAAGTTTTTCACAATCTGGAAAACTGGATAAAACAAAAGCTAAAGGGAAATACAGTATTTTGTATGGAAAGGAATTAATCGACATTTCGGGGCTGGAGCAGCTTGTGGATGATAGCCAGACAAACTGCATTGCTGTAATGATTGACTATTTTAAAAATAAAGTGTTGGATGAAAAACTGACACTTTCACAAGCGGCTGACAGGATTTATGAAAGAATTGAAAAGGATGGGCTTGATTCGATTTCTTCGTACACAGGGCATCCAGGAAATTTGGCATTGCCTAGAAAGCAGGAATTTTGTGCGGCGGTGAATAGGTACAGAAAGCTTAGGATAAAATAA